In Propionimicrobium sp. PCR01-08-3, one DNA window encodes the following:
- a CDS encoding ABC transporter substrate-binding protein: MKTAMRWGRAKFGSLTAVTLAACLALTACGSSPDDPTTSGAGESGAQVSVLLDWAPNPDHVALYAAQHTGAYQDAGVNVAFTTPSNTADAAREVSLGRVDLAVSYEPDTLIAIDSGLDVISVAALIPTSLTSLITRYDSGIESAADLGGTTIGLSGLASQEPTIDFIARNANVDPSSIQLPNVQQSLNQALLTDQVDAIFGAFRNIEGVELAEQGDFRILPATDLGVPDYAELVIIANPQRLQDDADYAERVRAFLAGTAQGQQAAIADPQAAIDALTPETEGSYDPEVLAKMVDATIELLPTDGFGTQSGDDWATYASWMFDNGLLESAVDGADATTNEYLPA, translated from the coding sequence ATGAAGACAGCAATGCGATGGGGTAGGGCGAAATTCGGATCATTGACAGCAGTCACACTGGCGGCCTGCCTGGCGTTGACCGCATGCGGCTCATCGCCGGACGATCCCACCACATCGGGCGCGGGGGAGAGCGGCGCGCAGGTGAGCGTCCTGCTGGATTGGGCACCCAACCCCGACCACGTGGCACTCTATGCGGCTCAGCACACCGGCGCGTACCAGGACGCCGGGGTCAATGTGGCCTTCACCACGCCCTCGAACACCGCGGACGCCGCCCGCGAGGTATCGCTCGGACGCGTCGACCTGGCGGTCTCGTATGAGCCCGACACCCTGATCGCGATCGACTCCGGGTTGGACGTGATTTCGGTGGCGGCCTTGATTCCGACCTCGCTCACCTCGCTGATCACCAGATACGACTCGGGAATCGAATCCGCCGCCGACCTCGGCGGCACGACGATCGGATTGTCCGGGCTGGCCTCCCAAGAGCCGACCATCGATTTCATCGCCCGCAATGCCAACGTCGACCCGTCGTCCATTCAACTGCCGAATGTGCAGCAAAGCCTCAACCAGGCGCTGCTGACCGATCAGGTGGACGCCATCTTTGGCGCCTTCCGCAACATCGAGGGAGTCGAACTCGCCGAACAGGGAGACTTCCGCATTCTGCCGGCCACCGATCTGGGCGTGCCCGACTATGCCGAACTGGTCATCATCGCCAACCCGCAACGCCTGCAAGACGACGCCGACTACGCCGAACGGGTCAGAGCATTTCTTGCCGGCACCGCCCAGGGCCAACAAGCCGCCATCGCCGACCCACAGGCAGCGATCGACGCGCTAACTCCTGAGACCGAGGGATCGTACGACCCCGAGGTACTCGCGAAGATGGTGGACGCCACAATCGAGCTTCTTCCGACAGACGGCTTCGGCACCCAATCAGGCGACGACTGGGCAACCTATGCGTCCTGGATGTTCGACAACGGATTGCTCGAATCGGCTGTCGATGGGGCCGACGCCACGACGAACGAATACCTTCCGGCATGA
- the nadD gene encoding nicotinate-nucleotide adenylyltransferase: protein MTDLGEQLHESIDLGLARIRDGKNRYRLGVMGGTFDPIHHGHLVAASEVAARFDLQEVVFVPTGTPWQKAGRKVSNREDRYLMTVIATASNPRFSVSRVDIDRVGNTYTVDTLKELKSERGEDVDLTFITGADALGSILTWRGAEELFDLANFVGVSRPGVDLRARDLSHLPAEKVTRLEVPALAISSTECRNRVREGLPLWYLVPDGVVQYVAKRGLYTPANEGETLEADNVDW, encoded by the coding sequence ATGACCGACCTCGGTGAACAACTGCACGAGTCGATTGACCTGGGACTCGCCCGCATTCGCGACGGCAAAAATCGCTATCGGCTGGGCGTGATGGGTGGCACTTTCGACCCTATCCATCATGGGCACCTCGTGGCGGCCAGCGAAGTCGCTGCCCGCTTCGATCTGCAAGAAGTCGTGTTCGTGCCCACCGGCACTCCGTGGCAAAAGGCCGGACGAAAGGTCAGCAATCGCGAAGACCGCTATCTCATGACGGTGATCGCGACAGCGTCCAACCCAAGGTTCAGTGTCTCCAGGGTCGATATCGACCGGGTGGGCAACACCTACACGGTCGACACCCTCAAAGAGCTCAAGTCCGAACGCGGCGAAGATGTCGACCTGACCTTCATCACTGGTGCTGATGCTTTGGGCTCGATTCTCACCTGGCGTGGTGCAGAGGAGCTCTTCGATCTGGCCAACTTCGTCGGGGTGTCTCGTCCCGGCGTCGATCTGAGAGCCCGCGATCTCAGCCATCTGCCTGCCGAGAAGGTGACCAGGTTGGAGGTGCCGGCACTGGCGATCAGCTCGACCGAGTGCCGCAACAGGGTGCGCGAGGGGTTGCCGCTGTGGTATCTGGTGCCGGATGGCGTCGTCCAATATGTTGCCAAACGCGGCCTCTATACCCCGGCAAATGAGGGGGAAACGCTGGAGGCCGATAATGTCGACTGGTAA
- a CDS encoding histidine phosphatase family protein, with translation MADARTHIILWRHGQTAYNVEHRFQGQLDVPLNEVGLKQAEIAAEPLSKLPIDAIYASPLHRAHVTAEALARRVDLPITSDVRLEEVNVGSWEGMLADDIYRENPDFVAGLAEGRDVRRSPTGETCTEVAVRISEALREIAAKHPGQTVVVASHGLAIRMGTAGVLGWDYESSTSLAGMSNCGWTVLGARTEGYWKLVSWNQQAEGLLLSD, from the coding sequence GTGGCCGACGCACGCACTCACATCATCTTGTGGCGGCACGGGCAGACCGCCTACAACGTAGAACATCGATTTCAGGGGCAGCTCGATGTGCCGCTGAACGAGGTGGGGCTCAAGCAGGCCGAGATCGCTGCGGAGCCTTTGTCGAAGCTGCCGATTGACGCGATCTATGCCTCCCCGCTGCATCGGGCCCATGTCACTGCTGAGGCGTTGGCCCGTCGGGTCGACCTGCCCATCACGAGCGATGTCCGCCTCGAAGAGGTCAACGTCGGTTCCTGGGAAGGCATGCTCGCAGACGACATCTATCGCGAGAACCCGGACTTTGTTGCCGGGCTCGCCGAGGGACGTGACGTGCGGCGCTCACCGACGGGGGAGACCTGCACCGAGGTGGCAGTGCGTATCTCCGAGGCCTTGCGCGAGATCGCCGCGAAGCACCCCGGTCAGACCGTCGTGGTGGCCAGCCACGGATTGGCGATCAGGATGGGAACCGCAGGCGTGCTCGGCTGGGACTACGAATCCTCCACGAGCCTGGCGGGCATGTCGAACTGCGGCTGGACGGTGCTCGGTGCCCGCACCGAGGGCTATTGGAAGCTGGTCAGCTGGAACCAGCAAGCCGAGGGGCTCCTGCTCAGCGACTAG
- a CDS encoding cobalamin biosynthesis protein: protein MSLRIESLSSATAIGLMAGAAADAVFGDPKRHHPVAWFGSWALWLEKHLYQDSIGRGALFTATALAPVAAIGLAADRLTRNHPLARAALTATATWAVLGGHNLASEGEQMADDLADDDIPAARDRLTHLCSRNPEDLDAAELARGTVESLAENTSDAVVCSLFWGSAAGILGLLLHRAINTLDAMVGYHNPRYENFGKASAIVDDVAAYIPARLSGAISSALAPTIGGSAPNAWRVMMRDARNHPSPNGGWCEAAWAGALGTHLGGASDYHGRVEERPALGDPGTPAPDVRTIRRASTLVSAVTAASAGIAATMTIVTGLVTKRRTR from the coding sequence GTGAGCTTGCGCATTGAATCGCTATCGTCCGCAACCGCGATCGGGCTGATGGCAGGAGCCGCCGCAGACGCCGTCTTCGGGGATCCGAAGCGGCATCACCCGGTTGCCTGGTTCGGCAGTTGGGCGTTGTGGCTGGAGAAGCACCTGTACCAAGACTCGATCGGCCGCGGAGCACTGTTCACGGCGACCGCGCTTGCACCCGTAGCAGCCATTGGGCTCGCGGCCGACCGTCTCACTCGCAACCACCCGCTGGCGCGTGCGGCGCTCACCGCCACCGCAACCTGGGCGGTCCTCGGCGGGCACAACCTCGCTTCCGAAGGCGAGCAGATGGCCGACGATCTGGCGGACGACGATATTCCAGCAGCTCGGGACCGGCTCACCCACCTGTGCAGCCGCAACCCCGAAGACCTGGACGCTGCCGAACTGGCCAGAGGCACCGTCGAATCGCTCGCCGAGAACACCTCGGACGCCGTGGTCTGCTCACTGTTCTGGGGATCGGCCGCAGGAATTCTGGGGCTGCTGCTGCATCGGGCCATCAACACCTTGGACGCGATGGTTGGCTATCACAATCCGCGGTACGAGAACTTCGGCAAGGCCTCTGCGATCGTGGACGACGTGGCCGCCTATATTCCGGCCAGGCTGTCGGGTGCGATCTCCAGCGCATTGGCTCCCACCATCGGCGGCAGCGCGCCGAACGCGTGGCGGGTCATGATGCGCGATGCCCGCAACCACCCCAGCCCCAACGGCGGCTGGTGCGAGGCGGCCTGGGCGGGAGCCCTCGGCACCCACCTGGGTGGTGCGTCCGACTATCACGGACGCGTAGAGGAGCGTCCTGCGCTCGGCGATCCCGGTACCCCGGCGCCAGATGTACGGACGATCAGGCGGGCGTCCACACTTGTCAGCGCGGTCACAGCAGCGTCCGCAGGCATCGCCGCGACGATGACAATCGTGACCGGGCTGGTGACGAAAAGAAGAACTCGCTAG
- a CDS encoding glycosyltransferase family 4 protein, producing the protein MITRPRHHDLCVAVVSDYSLAHLGGAENAYADQVRALSGVADVLAVSPPSGRLERLGEHDGVTTFPISAALTLPGLGLPVIRNTERLRARLRQAFNVRNVDVVHSEFGLAAAAIAVAKELGIPTVETVHTFFWQTRAPVQTLLAHAVPRFHRAVTGLEPTADILAERRGDSALRNMTLTLARRVDRVISPSAHQAVRLRWAGLPKVDVVPNSAPANPAAEPLTRVAGPLRVLWIGRFTPEKRVVAFVEAALKALDAVGPDNLRVDMVGTGPQFCQVARMVDERPGIHLAGALPNHLIPARLRRNHVTVLSSIGWDNQPMTVAESVTALRGVIWCDPALAEGLVATKGLPGAGMPAFEDQGPGKPISGQPGIDLASILAGLALSPGPVIEASRRAMSARDLFTAGHFTSSVLDVYRRAGVRDCTDIRSCADAPITSPTELENAS; encoded by the coding sequence ATGATCACCCGTCCTCGTCACCATGACCTGTGCGTCGCAGTCGTCTCCGACTACTCCCTGGCCCATCTCGGCGGCGCCGAGAACGCCTACGCCGACCAGGTCCGAGCGCTGTCGGGAGTGGCCGACGTGCTGGCGGTCAGCCCGCCCAGCGGGCGACTCGAACGGCTCGGGGAGCACGACGGCGTCACCACGTTCCCGATCAGCGCCGCGCTCACCCTGCCCGGACTGGGCCTGCCGGTGATCCGCAACACCGAACGGCTGCGGGCCCGGCTGCGACAAGCGTTCAATGTCCGCAACGTCGACGTCGTCCACTCCGAGTTCGGGCTGGCGGCCGCCGCCATCGCGGTCGCAAAAGAGCTGGGCATCCCCACCGTCGAGACCGTGCACACCTTCTTCTGGCAGACCCGGGCGCCGGTGCAGACCCTCCTGGCGCACGCCGTACCGCGGTTCCATCGTGCCGTCACCGGCCTGGAGCCCACCGCTGACATCCTCGCGGAGCGCCGCGGCGACTCGGCGCTGCGCAACATGACGCTGACCCTGGCTCGCCGGGTCGACCGGGTGATCTCCCCCTCGGCCCACCAGGCTGTGAGGCTGCGGTGGGCAGGGTTGCCGAAGGTGGACGTCGTGCCCAACTCGGCTCCCGCGAATCCGGCTGCCGAGCCCCTGACAAGGGTCGCCGGGCCGCTGCGGGTGCTGTGGATCGGCCGCTTCACCCCCGAGAAGCGCGTCGTGGCGTTCGTCGAGGCTGCACTGAAGGCGCTGGACGCCGTCGGACCCGACAACCTCCGGGTGGACATGGTGGGCACCGGCCCGCAGTTCTGCCAGGTGGCGCGGATGGTCGACGAGCGGCCCGGAATCCATCTGGCGGGGGCCCTGCCGAATCACCTGATCCCGGCCCGCCTGAGGCGCAATCACGTCACGGTGCTGAGCTCGATCGGCTGGGACAACCAGCCGATGACGGTGGCCGAGTCCGTCACCGCGCTGCGCGGCGTCATCTGGTGCGACCCGGCCCTGGCTGAGGGCCTAGTCGCCACCAAGGGGCTGCCGGGGGCCGGGATGCCCGCCTTCGAGGACCAGGGCCCAGGGAAGCCGATCTCCGGACAGCCGGGCATCGATCTGGCGAGCATCCTCGCTGGGCTGGCGCTGTCCCCCGGGCCGGTGATCGAAGCCTCACGCCGCGCCATGAGCGCCCGCGACCTGTTCACCGCCGGTCACTTCACTTCATCTGTTCTGGACGTCTACCGCCGGGCCGGCGTCCGCGACTGCACTGACATCCGCAGCTGCGCTGATGCACCCATCACGAGCCCGACAGAACTGGAGAACGCATCATGA
- a CDS encoding DMT family transporter, which produces MSSFTPQITVALAILMAALGSFGLAAGSVVQHSSVQHSSVQHSSVAVGRSDEGLMSLRQLAGLLTDRRWLAGMAIIIAGTALNIAAIFLAPVSVVQPVGVLAVVWSVLLTARIDGARPRPPRTRKLVWAAILVTIAGLAGFTALSAATRAHRSLRIWAMPASSPRRPASSA; this is translated from the coding sequence ATGAGCTCGTTCACCCCGCAGATCACCGTCGCACTGGCCATTCTGATGGCCGCGCTGGGCTCCTTCGGCCTGGCCGCCGGATCGGTGGTTCAGCACAGCTCGGTTCAGCACAGTTCCGTCCAGCACAGCTCGGTCGCCGTTGGCCGGTCCGACGAGGGCTTGATGTCCCTGCGTCAGCTCGCCGGCCTGCTGACCGACCGACGCTGGCTGGCGGGAATGGCGATCATCATCGCCGGAACCGCGCTCAACATCGCGGCGATCTTCCTGGCCCCGGTCTCGGTGGTCCAGCCGGTCGGGGTGCTGGCCGTCGTCTGGTCGGTGCTGCTGACCGCTCGCATCGACGGCGCACGTCCCCGTCCTCCTCGCACCCGAAAACTCGTCTGGGCCGCGATTCTCGTGACGATCGCCGGTCTGGCCGGATTCACCGCCCTGTCCGCGGCCACGCGGGCGCACCGCAGCCTCCGGATCTGGGCCATGCCGGCGTCGTCGCCGCGGCGTCCGGCGTCGTCGGCCTGA
- a CDS encoding histidine kinase, with product MEQPPVVRSRARDVASNVVMTVLALVFGLVVAGSLFPGIARKPMALNVMDAGLAVLGFALLWWRRRFPLYFAAYVLVASTFTTLISGLAMVAVFTVAEYRRAPEAVGLSVLFSLAAWPNLALYGSPDTPKAPWIVVTLVLTLSFTGWGMYLRARRQLLATLVERLDRADEERVEAVDRARAAERRRIARDMHDVLSYRFAVLGIHAGALEMRPDARPEEIATSARVIRETVHDGLDELRTAIRALREEPEDPARAPAPRLRDVAGLIDRVRHAGGDVSFSADGVDLDRAGSQCGIAAYRIVQEGLTNAGKHAPGAPVRVALAVSDDLHLSILVENERAPRQEEPPSGGGVGLLGLSERAAALHGRLEYGSAPGGGFRVCAELPLTSEATDEQRS from the coding sequence ATGGAGCAACCCCCGGTAGTGCGGTCGCGGGCCCGCGACGTGGCCTCCAACGTCGTGATGACGGTCCTCGCGCTCGTATTCGGTCTCGTGGTCGCAGGATCGCTGTTTCCCGGTATCGCGCGGAAACCGATGGCGTTGAATGTCATGGACGCTGGACTGGCTGTCCTCGGATTTGCTCTCCTGTGGTGGCGACGGCGATTTCCCCTGTATTTCGCCGCCTATGTTCTGGTGGCGTCGACGTTCACCACGTTGATCAGCGGTCTGGCCATGGTGGCCGTATTCACCGTCGCCGAATACCGCCGGGCGCCGGAGGCTGTCGGCCTCTCCGTCCTCTTCTCGCTTGCGGCCTGGCCTAATCTCGCCCTGTACGGGAGCCCCGATACGCCGAAGGCCCCGTGGATCGTCGTCACCCTCGTGCTGACGCTGTCGTTCACCGGATGGGGAATGTATCTGAGGGCCCGCCGTCAGCTCCTCGCCACGCTCGTCGAGCGGTTGGACCGGGCCGATGAGGAGCGGGTCGAGGCGGTCGATCGGGCTCGTGCCGCCGAGCGGCGCAGGATCGCCCGCGACATGCACGACGTCCTGTCCTACAGATTCGCGGTGCTCGGTATCCATGCCGGGGCACTGGAGATGCGCCCTGATGCGCGGCCTGAGGAGATCGCCACATCGGCCCGAGTGATCCGCGAGACCGTGCACGACGGGCTCGACGAGCTGCGCACCGCGATCCGGGCGCTACGGGAGGAGCCCGAGGATCCCGCCAGGGCACCGGCCCCCCGGCTGCGCGACGTCGCCGGACTCATCGATCGGGTCCGCCATGCCGGTGGCGACGTCAGCTTCAGCGCTGATGGAGTGGATCTCGACCGGGCCGGATCCCAGTGCGGCATCGCGGCGTACCGGATTGTCCAGGAGGGCCTCACCAATGCGGGCAAGCACGCTCCCGGCGCCCCCGTCCGGGTGGCGCTCGCCGTGAGTGACGACCTGCACCTGAGCATCCTCGTGGAGAATGAACGGGCCCCACGCCAGGAGGAGCCGCCGTCGGGCGGCGGGGTGGGACTTCTCGGTCTGTCGGAAAGGGCGGCCGCCCTGCACGGGAGACTGGAGTACGGATCCGCACCAGGAGGCGGATTCCGGGTCTGTGCGGAGCTACCTCTTACCTCGGAGGCGACCGATGAGCAGCGATCATGA
- a CDS encoding response regulator transcription factor, translated as MTDTPVRVLLVDDDALVRSGLSLMLGGRDDLHVVGQAGDGRAAVEAVGAGGVDVVLMDVRMPVLDGIEATRKITGSGAATDVLILTTYAEDELVLRALAAGAAGYIVKDSPPAEIVRAVHAVAAGDSVLSPGVTRAVVKALGISGSGGVGDPGRRGARSRLDRLTSREREVAVRLAQGDSNAAIAQRLYMGVPTVKAHVSSILAKTGTTNRVQAALLIHDAGLDPES; from the coding sequence ATGACTGACACGCCGGTGCGGGTGCTTCTGGTGGACGACGACGCGTTGGTGCGCTCCGGCCTGTCGCTGATGCTGGGCGGCAGAGATGACCTTCATGTCGTCGGGCAGGCCGGGGACGGGCGGGCAGCCGTGGAGGCCGTCGGCGCGGGAGGCGTCGACGTCGTGCTGATGGATGTGCGGATGCCCGTGCTGGACGGCATCGAGGCCACCCGGAAGATCACAGGCAGCGGTGCCGCAACCGACGTCCTCATCCTGACGACCTATGCCGAGGATGAGCTCGTGCTGCGTGCTCTGGCCGCCGGGGCGGCCGGCTATATCGTCAAGGACAGCCCGCCGGCTGAGATCGTGCGCGCCGTCCACGCCGTCGCCGCCGGGGACTCGGTGCTGTCACCGGGAGTGACGCGGGCCGTCGTCAAGGCCCTTGGAATCAGCGGTTCAGGTGGAGTGGGGGATCCCGGCCGGCGGGGCGCCCGCAGCCGCCTGGACCGCCTCACCTCGCGGGAGCGGGAGGTCGCTGTGCGCCTGGCCCAGGGCGATTCCAATGCCGCCATCGCCCAGCGGCTCTATATGGGGGTGCCGACCGTCAAAGCGCACGTCTCCAGCATTCTTGCCAAGACGGGGACCACGAACCGGGTTCAGGCAGCCCTGCTCATTCATGACGCCGGCCTCGATCCGGAATCATGA
- a CDS encoding NAD(P)-dependent oxidoreductase, producing the protein MPIRRVVLLFPNPMSVEQFPRLAPRLAPRFAEHRPELRLVDLGGNVLDDGGLVDPLDVVGIMAPPASPIDAATMDRYPDLRVISTPSVGQDHIDVDAARARGIAVGNAKGYNADEVAEYALTAILTLAKDLPRATADTRAHAWDVGRTHMRMLSETTVGLAGFGEVARRMVPMLVGLGMRVVVWNRSDVSRYPEAADVSSLPTIEEVARQTDVLSLHVALTDQTRHLVDSDLLAQMKPDSAIVNTGRGGLVDTAALRQAVESGSCAGPSSTSWPMSRRTGEPSPPPTSPRSRSPRTWPGCPMGRATAASTPLPRRSSTPRLPRPVHPMAETDRVVGQRDTLGLQLPDRGRIRPDVGKALGEDPARILGVRPGQHQRPALELDAGQP; encoded by the coding sequence GTGCCGATTCGACGAGTTGTTCTGCTGTTCCCCAATCCGATGTCCGTCGAGCAGTTCCCCCGGCTCGCCCCCCGGCTCGCCCCCCGGTTCGCCGAGCATCGCCCGGAGCTGCGCCTCGTCGATCTGGGCGGGAATGTCCTTGACGACGGGGGTCTCGTCGATCCCTTGGACGTGGTGGGCATCATGGCGCCCCCGGCTTCGCCCATCGACGCCGCCACGATGGACCGCTACCCGGACCTGCGCGTCATCTCCACACCCTCGGTGGGTCAGGACCACATCGATGTCGACGCCGCCCGGGCCCGCGGCATCGCTGTGGGCAATGCCAAGGGCTACAACGCCGACGAGGTGGCCGAGTATGCGCTGACCGCCATCCTCACCCTGGCCAAGGACCTGCCCCGCGCCACCGCCGACACCCGGGCCCACGCGTGGGATGTCGGGCGCACCCATATGCGGATGCTCTCCGAGACCACCGTCGGTCTGGCCGGCTTCGGAGAGGTCGCCCGCCGGATGGTTCCGATGCTTGTCGGGCTGGGCATGCGCGTCGTGGTGTGGAACCGCTCCGACGTCTCGCGTTATCCCGAGGCCGCCGACGTCAGCAGTCTTCCCACGATCGAGGAGGTGGCCCGGCAGACCGACGTCCTGTCACTCCATGTGGCCCTCACCGATCAGACCCGCCACCTCGTGGACTCCGACCTGCTGGCACAGATGAAGCCCGACTCTGCGATCGTCAACACCGGCAGGGGCGGGCTGGTCGACACCGCCGCCCTGCGGCAGGCCGTGGAGTCCGGCAGCTGCGCGGGGCCGTCCTCGACGTCCTGGCCAATGAGCCGCCGGACTGGGGAGCCGAGCCCGCCGCCGACGTCGCCGCGATCGAGATCACCCCGCACATGGCCTGGCTGTCCGATGGGTCGCGCAACCGCGGCTTCGACACCGCTGCCGCGGCGATCCTCGACGCCGCGGCTACCGAGGCCAGTGCACCCGATGGCCGAAACTGATCGAGTTGTCGGTCAGCGCGATACTCTCGGGTTGCAGCTCCCAGATCGGGGAAGGATTCGCCCCGACGTCGGGAAAGCGCTCGGCGAAGATCCTGCGCGCATTCTCGGCGTCCGGCCCGGCCAGCATCAGCGCCCGGCCCTCGAGCTGGATGCCGGACAACCGTGA
- a CDS encoding pyridoxamine 5'-phosphate oxidase family protein → MTSYLTSHHVMPLATAANGELWTANLFYCFDEGRIRLLFYTSPDTRHGRLPLAEPRVAATSSATSHGCPASSSRAGR, encoded by the coding sequence GTGACCTCCTACCTGACGAGCCATCACGTGATGCCACTGGCCACCGCGGCCAACGGCGAGCTGTGGACAGCCAACCTGTTCTACTGCTTCGACGAGGGCCGGATCCGGCTCCTCTTCTACACCAGCCCGGACACCCGGCACGGCCGGCTCCCTCTGGCCGAGCCAAGGGTGGCGGCGACCAGCAGCGCGACATCTCACGGTTGTCCGGCATCCAGCTCGAGGGCCGGGCGCTGA
- a CDS encoding UbiX family flavin prenyltransferase, translating into MGDADTISGGAYVSTGSFVTEGMVVAPCSMHTLAEIATGVSSSLVTRAADVILKERRPLVLMTREAPLSLIHLRNMTTVTEAGATVFPPAPGFYSGPATIEDLVDHTVGRVLDQFGIHADVYPRWTGGTRRVHRQHQGGQDDGGQDG; encoded by the coding sequence GTGGGCGACGCTGACACCATCTCGGGCGGTGCTTACGTCTCAACGGGGTCCTTCGTCACCGAGGGCATGGTCGTCGCGCCGTGCTCGATGCACACCCTGGCCGAGATCGCCACCGGGGTCTCGTCCTCGCTGGTGACCCGGGCGGCCGACGTCATCCTCAAGGAACGCCGCCCCCTGGTGCTGATGACCCGCGAGGCGCCACTGTCGCTGATCCACCTGCGCAACATGACGACGGTCACCGAGGCCGGAGCCACGGTGTTCCCACCGGCACCGGGCTTCTACTCGGGCCCGGCCACCATCGAGGACCTGGTGGATCACACGGTCGGCCGGGTGCTCGACCAGTTCGGCATCCACGCCGACGTGTACCCCCGCTGGACCGGTGGCACACGTCGGGTGCACCGGCAGCACCAGGGCGGCCAGGACGATGGGGGCCAGGATGGCTGA
- a CDS encoding relaxase domain-containing protein, translating into MERAAQVEAIEAEEAQKGTRRAVAGFDYTFSVPKSVSVLWASPTPARRR; encoded by the coding sequence GTGGAGCGTGCCGCGCAGGTCGAGGCGATCGAGGCAGAGGAAGCTCAGAAGGGGACGCGGCGTGCGGTGGCGGGGTTCGATTACACGTTCTCGGTACCGAAGTCGGTGTCGGTGCTGTGGGCGTCGCCGACGCCGGCACGCAGGCGTTGA
- a CDS encoding DNA-processing protein DprA, producing the protein MSGFADQVRGEREARVLLSLLAPPDDRFTGSMLARLGGVQTIALLDSDDPHDAVDTARLGVWRASLRRTAEHMDVSREVGARLDGKYTTLIPGDQDWPTVMDDLGPRAPYILWTEGAARLLNFRLDDKATITGARAASSYGVNVARELTDELAQNGRIVIAGGAYGIEAEVHRQALARDGATVAVLAGGIDRNYPQGNADLLDRVRHEGVVVSEQPPGAVPTRGRFLARNRLLAALSSASVVVELSGQYLDRSRA; encoded by the coding sequence ATGTCTGGTTTCGCAGATCAAGTACGCGGTGAGCGGGAGGCGCGGGTACTGCTGTCACTGCTGGCTCCCCCGGATGACCGGTTCACTGGGAGCATGCTCGCGCGGCTCGGTGGCGTGCAGACGATCGCCCTGCTGGACTCGGATGACCCGCATGATGCCGTGGATACGGCTCGGTTGGGTGTGTGGCGGGCCAGTCTGCGCCGTACCGCCGAGCACATGGATGTGTCGCGCGAGGTCGGGGCCCGTCTGGATGGGAAGTACACGACCCTGATCCCGGGCGATCAGGACTGGCCGACGGTGATGGACGATCTCGGGCCTCGCGCCCCCTACATTCTGTGGACGGAAGGTGCCGCCCGGTTGCTGAACTTCAGGCTCGACGACAAAGCGACCATCACCGGCGCCCGGGCTGCCAGTTCCTACGGGGTGAACGTAGCCCGGGAGCTGACAGACGAGCTTGCGCAAAATGGGCGCATCGTGATCGCAGGTGGCGCGTATGGGATCGAGGCTGAGGTGCACAGGCAGGCGCTCGCCCGGGACGGAGCAACGGTCGCAGTGCTGGCCGGCGGGATCGACCGGAACTATCCGCAGGGCAATGCCGACCTGCTCGACCGGGTGCGCCACGAAGGGGTCGTGGTTTCTGAGCAACCTCCGGGTGCCGTGCCGACGCGGGGAAGGTTCCTGGCCCGCAACCGTCTTCTCGCCGCTCTCTCCTCGGCCAGTGTTGTGGTCGAGCTGTCGGGGCAGTACCTGGACCGATCACGAGCGTGA
- a CDS encoding sulfate permease: MFRIGLAISTAGHGALQRFGPSNVIVRKVRTRRGMKYGLLAMLLAVPYLLIAATCTGLIDQGWSGWLYVLAAVCIWDAFKMLALGPASLIWLARARHQEARQWSTTTAAHAKTDLLTAEVQS, encoded by the coding sequence ATGTTCCGCATCGGACTCGCCATCAGCACCGCAGGCCACGGAGCCCTGCAACGCTTCGGCCCCAGCAACGTCATCGTCCGCAAGGTCCGCACCCGCCGCGGCATGAAGTACGGACTCCTCGCGATGCTCCTCGCCGTCCCATACCTCCTGATCGCCGCCACCTGCACCGGACTGATCGACCAAGGCTGGTCCGGCTGGCTCTACGTCCTCGCTGCTGTCTGCATCTGGGATGCCTTCAAGATGCTCGCCCTCGGCCCCGCCAGCCTCATCTGGCTCGCCCGAGCCCGCCACCAGGAAGCTCGACAATGGAGCACCACCACAGCAGCACACGCCAAAACTGACCTGCTCACAGCAGAAGTCCAGTCATGA